The Acutalibacter muris genomic sequence CTCCCTCACGGCCAAAGGCCTTTATAAGCTCCCCGCAGTACAGCGCGGAGCCGTGTATGTCGGACGCTATGAGCCATTTCATATCCATCAGCCTTTCGTAATATTATATACTTAAATAAAGTATATCTGAAAAGTTCACCGGGCGCAAGCCCGTTTGGGGGAGAAAAGGATAAAAATGGGAAAAATATTTAAGGTCATGTCCTCGCCCATAGGGCCGCTGACCCTTGCAGAGCATGACGGCGCGCTGACCCATCTGCTGTTTAACGGCGAAGTGCCGAAGGAATATATAGAGGGAGAGTCGGAGCTGCTCCAAAAGGCCGAAGCAGAGCTTTCGGAATATTTTGAGGGCGCAAGGCGAGAGTTTGACCTGCCCCTTGAGCCCTCGGGTACAGAGTTCCAGCAGAGGGTCTGGGCCGCGCTTCTGGATATACCCTACGGCGAGACGCGTAGCTATAAGGATATCGCCATCGCCGCCGGCTGTCCAAGGGGCTTTAGGGCCGTGGGCATGGCAAACCACAACAACCCCATCTCCATCATCGTGCCTTGCCACCGGGTAATCGGCAGCGGCGGGGGGCTCACCGGCTATGGCGGGGGGCTGCCCATAAAGGAGTACCTGCTGGGTCTGGAGAGGAAATATTCATAATGGGAGGAGCCTATGACTGAGATAATCCGCCGCACCTGGGCAGAGATAGACCTGGACGCCCTTGCGCACAATTACCGCCGGGTTCGGGAGGCCACGGACCAGAGGGCCAAAGTCTGCTGTGTTGTAAAGGCCGACGGCTATGGCCATGGGGCCCTGCGCATAGCCGCCGAGCTCCAGAGCCTTGGCGCGGACTGGTTCGCGGTCTCCAATCTGGAGGAGGCCCTTCAGCTGCGCCGGGGGGGAATAGAAAGGCCGATACTTGTGCTGGGCTTCACCCCGCCGGAGGAGGCCGCCGCCCTCAGCGAGGGGGACGTCTCCCAGTGCGTGTACTCCGCGGAGTATGCAGAGAAGCTGTCCCTGTGCGCCAAGGTCGCTGGGGTCAAAGTGAAGATACACGCGAAGATTGACACAGGCATGAGCCGCCTTGGCTTCTACTTCCAGGACATCTTTAGGGACGAGGGGGCCATAGACGAGGTTATAAAGGCCTGTTCCCTGCCCGGGCTCATACCAGAGGGGGTATTCTCCCACTTCGCCGTGTCCGACGAGGGGAAAGCCGGGGACGCTTTCACCATGCGGCAGTTCGGCTGCTTTAAGGAGATGTCCGAGGCGCTGGTGCGCGCCGGGGTGGGCGGAGATAAGCCTCCTCTTCGGCACTGCGCCAACTCCGCGGCGGTGTTCGACTATCCCCTCTCCCACCTGGACATGGTCCGGGCGGGGGTGGTGCTGTACGGTCTGTACCCCTCCGGGCAGCTTCGGGCCCGGCCTGACCTTCGGCCGGTGCTCTCCCTGCGGTCGGTGGTGTCCCACGTGAAGACCCTGTTGCCCGGGGCCACCGTCAGCTATGGCAGGAGGTTTACGGCACAGCAGGAGACGCGTGTAGCGACGGTGCCGGTGGGCTATGCCGACGGCTATCCCAGGGCTCTTGGCCCCGGCGGGGCCGTGGTGCTCATAAGGGGGCAGAGGTGCCCGGTGCTGGGGCGCATATGTATGGACCAGCTTATGGCAGACGTCAGCGGCGTGGAGGGCGCGGCCATGGGCGACCGGGTGACCCTTATCGGCCGGGACGGCACAGAGGAGATAACCGCCGGGGAGGTGGCCGGCTGGGAGGGCACCATAAATTACGAGGTGGTCTGCGCCCTGTCAAAGCGTGTGCCGAGAGTCTACCTAAAGGGCGGGAGGGTAGAGAGCATTTATAACCAGCTGCTTACCGAATAAATAACATGAGCCTCCCCGGGCATAATAGCACCAGGGAGGTGCTGTTTATGAAAAAGCCGAAACAGAAGATAGACTATAGGGAGCACGAGGAGCCGCCGGCGGAGCAGTTTCCGGACATATCCGACGTGGCCTCGGCCAGCGAGTGCACCGGGCTGATGTATAAGGCCCCCAGGGACCAGGAGGAGTGGGATAACTATCAGGAGCTCTCCTCAATGGCGATACCGAGAAGGAAGCCTCCTGAAAAATAGAAAGGAGCGGGGGTACCCGCTCCTTTCTATGTACATGGCGTGCCGGCAAAACGCGGCTGCCCTGCCTGACTTATTTTAACGACTCGTATTTTTTCTTTGTGGCAAGGCCGCCGCGGATATGCCGCTGGGCCTTGTTGACGGCAAGCACATTCTTCACGTCCCGGTATAGGCCCCGGTCTATATACTTTAGACGCTGGGAGACGTCCTTATGTATGGTTGTCGTTAATCAGAACGGTTTCGTCTAAGCCCAAATCCCCTAGAAGCCGTAGGTAAATATCCACGTTGCCGTCCTTGTCCACCTCTATCTTCTGAATGACGCGCTTGAGCTGGGCGTTGGACATTTGGCGCACGTCGGTGATGTCCTCCATGGTCTTGAAGGTGTTTTGCAGGATGCCCTCCAACTGGTCGCCTTTGGTGATGTTGTAGCCCACGATTTTCAGTTCGTTTTCGATGCGCTCGATTTTCTTCTTGGAACCGCCTATCTTCTCGTTCAGTTCCTCCCGGCTGATAAGGTCGTCGGTGTACATATCCATGTACTTCTGGCGGGTCTTTTGCAGCCTGGCAAGCTGGGCGGTCAGTTCCTTCTCGTACTCCTGGTTGTCGTCCTTAGCCCGGTAGACTCGCTGGAACTCCTTGACAACGTATGGGATGATATTCTTCTTGGATTTCAGCACCTGGGCGAAGTATTCCTGTAAGGTGTCAATCAGCTCGTCCTCGTCCACGGTTGTGGCGTTGGGGCAGCTATCCGCGCCGCGCCCGGTGTGGCCGGAGCAGACCCAGCGTACATAGGTGTTTTTATAGGTGCGCACCGTCCGGTAGAAGGACCAGCCGCACTCCTTACACTTGATGAGGGTGGAGAACAGGTGCTTGTTGCTCTGGCGCTCATGGTCGGTGTGAAAGGTTTTGTGGCGGGAATCCAGAATTTCCTGGGCCTGCTGGAAGGTTTCGGGGGAGATGATTTGCAGCTCGGGCCTGTCTACTACAATCCAGTCATCCTCGGGCTTGTCCGCCCGCTGGCCGGTGAGGAAGTCGCTGACCTCTTGCTTGCCGTTGATTATCTTGCCGGTGTACAGCTCGTTGGTGATGATGCGGCAGATGGCGTTCTGGCTCCAGGAGCAGTTGCGCTTGGTGCGCAGGCCGCGCTCGTTGAGAGTGTTGGCGATTTTGGCCGCGCCCGCGCCCTCCTCGGTGTACATATGGAAGATTTGCCGGACGATTTCCGCTTCCGACCGGTTGATGGCCAGGTTGAAGTAGTCGCCGATGGTCTTATCGTAGCCATAGACGATGTTGGGGACCCGGCCCTTTTCAGCGTTTATCTTCTTTCCGAACTTCACCCGCTTGGAGGTATTGGCACTTTCCTCCTGGGCCAGAGCCCCGAAGATGGTCAGCACAAACTCGCTGTTGCCCATGCTGGTCATGTTGGCGGTGAGGAACTGGGTTTCAATGCCCAATGCTTTCAGCTTGCGGATGCTTTGCAGTAGGTCGACCGTGTTCCTGGCGAACCGGGAGATATCCTTGACCACCACCATGTCGAACAGGTGGTGGTCAGCGTCTGCCATCATGCGAAGAAACTCCTTGCGGTTCTTGATTTTTGTGCCGGAGATGCCCTCGTCGGCGTACAGGCGCACAAGCATGTCGCCGGTGCGCTTGGTGTATTCGGAGAAAAACTCCTTCTGGGCTTCCAGGCTGTTGAGCTGGTCCTCCTTGTCGGTGGAGACGCGGCAGTAGGCGGCGATGTTCATGGGGCACCTCACTAATGAAAAGAAATCATTTTGTTACTACGGATTATATCACGTTCCATTCAAAAAGACAACAAAAAAATTGGCGGAGCCAGGTTCATTTGGCCCCACCATATTTAGGTATTTGTTTCGATAATGGATTTCAATTCTTTGTGGAGCATGGGGATATCAACTGACACAGTATCCCACACGATTTGCATATTGACCCCGGAATAGCCGTGCACGATTCGGTTGCGCATACCGTAGATCTGCTGCCAGGGGATGGTCTTAATCTGCGCTTTTGTCTCGTCGCTCAGGGATTCCTTTGCAAGCTCACCTATCTGCATCAGGTTGAAAACCGTAGCCTCTAGGCGCATGGTATCGGCGGAGAACTCTTCCAACGTGTGGCAGCTGGCACAGTATCGCATAATACTTTCGATGTGCTGAAGGATTTTCTTCAGTACAATACCATCCTTATCGCTCATAAATCGGCACCCCCGTCTGTTGTATTTCCATTTCAATGGGGGAGCCTCTTTCGACCTGCGACACATCGATAAGGTCAACCGGTACACTCAGTGTGGACGAGATGCCTTCCAACAAACCAAAGAAAGCCAACCCGCGCAGACCGCTGTCCACTAAGATGTCTACGTCGCTTCGGGGGGTGGCTTGTCCCTTAGCGTAGGAACCAAACAGGACGGCCCGCCGAACACCGAAGCCTGCGAATACCGGGTGGAGGATATTTTCGATTTCGTGGATGGAATATACCTTTTGCATAAGGACGCCCCCTTTCAAGAGTATTGTACCGCATTAACGGGAAAATAGCAAGGGGAAATCACATCGCCATGGTGATGATTTCGTCCTCAGTTTCTTCCTCAATCTGAACCTCCTGAGCAGCCTGTTGAACCGCTTGTTCGACCTTTTGGCGGTTAACCTCCATGAAAACTCTGAGTATGTAGTTGGCCATCTGATTGTCTGGATTAGGATTATGGAAACGGTAGCTTAGCTTTTTCTTACTCAAATATCTACTCAGCCTCCTTCGAGTATCGGCTTTCGATGTAAATATATATGAAAAGCGGCCCAGTGATAGCACCGAACCACTTGATTATCTGTTTGAGCAAATTGAAAACTGCACCTGTTTGTTTTCTGTTATTTCAGCATACTTGTTTCCTCTGTAAAAGTGGGTACGGGCTTCTGCCCGATTCTTTTGTGCGCAGCCACGCGCTCTGCTTGCCCCAGCGGGAGGCCCTTACGACCCTCCCCGCCGGGAAATCCGGTCCTTTGAACCTTGCCGCAAAACTGGGCCAGAATTGCCCCAAAACGGCCTTCTCAGGGCCTGGTGGTGACTTACCCGACTGCCGCCGTAAAACGCCGACACGGGCCTGCTGTGACCTCACAGGGGCGCAAGGGGCGAAAGCAGCGGCTCACGCCGGACGGGCGTTTTCCCTAGAGAATACAGGGGTTTCGGCAGTGCCAGGGACGCAAGGGACGACAAATCCGGCACCGCTTGAAGTTGCGTCCCTTGCGTCACTTCCGTCACTATTGGGCGAGTCGCTGGCGCCTTGCTTACGCAAATGGTGAATGAGCAGAATGGAGAGCTGCAATTCGTCCGCCAGCTTTTTCAGTTCACGTACTTCTTCATAGTCGGAGGCGTAGGAGATGTCTTGCCCGCCTGAGCGCACGATTTGGAAAGTATCAATGGCTACCAGCACGGTGTCGTCGTGCTCCCGGACGAACTCTTGAATCTGTTCGCATAGGCCTTGGCCTAACTTCTCAGCGACCGTAGCAAAAAATACGTTTGGGGGAACCTCATCTGTAAGCTGGAGCAGTCGGTCTTGCACCCGGCGGAGCGGGTCTTCCAGGCAGAGGTAGAGGGTTGAACCTTGCTTGACGGGCAGGTTCCACACCGGTTCGCCCTTGGCAACGCGCACGCACCAGTCCAGCACCATCCAGGATTTTCCGTTCTTGGGTGCGCCGTCGACGACGGCCAGCTCCTCGATGGGTTTTGGCATACACATCAGTCCTTTCGGTAAAATAGAAACGCTCCCAGCTTGAAAAAGTGGGAGCAGTATTCATGTTGCAGACCGGAAAGGATTCTGGTATAATTTTGGCAGGGGGGTAAACGGTATGCCGCAGGTCAGGTATAAAATCTATAGTTGTCTGCCAGCGCTCTCATGGCCTACGCACAGGAGAAGCCGAAGGGCGGCTATACCTTTGCGCTGAACGCAAAGGCCGCAGCTGGTCAACAGAAAATAATGTGACTGGATTTGATAAATTCAAAGTGCTTTTGAGAGGTATGCAAAAATAAAATGAACCGGCATTATCAATATGCCAGTTCATTTCTGATTTACACCTGCCGGAATCGTTGGAGGCACTGTATTTACAAGCCATTGGCCGCTTTGCTGTCAGATGGCCTCGGCTTTATCCAAAAAGAAGGATACAGAACGGGCGTCCGCCGCGATCCGTCCAGGCACACGGTAGGAGCATCTCAGGTCCCAACCGTGAAGCTCCGCCAGGATCGTGCACAGTTTATAGCTGGATATTTCCAGCGACCGTTTGCCATCATATACTTCCTGTGGGATCCTGTGCGAGGTGAACCCTCTTTTGTCGTACGGATGGATCAGCAGGACCTGCCCATCCTCGGAAATGAGAAAGCGGATCCGTCTAGGACTGTCCATAGAGCGGAGCGTTTCCACAAAAATATGGATCCGGTTCGCTTTCAAATAAAAAGAGATGTACACGCCATTCATTTTGCGGTCTTTTTTTCTTTCGCTTTCCACTGCTCAGGGGCGCTGAAATCAAAGAGGAGCATGACCTTATCCTCTACCGTCACAACGTGCCCCACAGCTTTGTAGACACAGCCGGTATCCCAGCCCCATATCGTGTAAATTTGTGAGGAGAACCGAACGGATTCCATGCGTCTCGGGGCGTACTCCTTTTTATTTTTGCGCCATATGATGCTGTCCTTATCTTTAATGGTTACAGGAACAGCCAAAAGGCTCTTTTTCTGTGGATGCACCTCCAGACGGATGCGCTCACAACAGTTCAGCGCGGTCAGCGATATCCGGTTAAAGGTTATCCCCGAACCCCAGATAGTGCAGGACGGTAAAGCGTAGCTGCTGACATGGGAAAAAAGTTCGCCGCTGACTACTTGAAACCCCTCAATTGAAATCGGCTCTACTTCAGTCTTGAATTGATTCATATTTTCCTCCTAAACGCGGTCGGTGGTAATGTATCCATCTGCAAGGTCGATTTTATAGCTGTCTTCATGCCGTTCTGCCGGAATTCCGAAATACTCCCGCCATTCTCCGGGGAGGTAGGACTTTCCCTTTTTCCCTCCCACAAACAGCTCAAAGTCGCTGAGCTTGAATAAAAACAGCATCTCCTTTTGATAGGCGGCAGGATTCCCCATAATCTTATACCTGTACTCTCTGTCCCAGCCCATCAGGTCGAATATTTTTGCGGCGAATATCCTGCAAAGCATATCCCGGTTCATAAGCTCCTTATCCCCGCCACCTTTCGCCCAACGCAGGGCGTCCGGCGTATCCGGCGGGCAGGGCCGGATGATCAACCGCTTTTGCTCCGGGTGTATCAGCAGCTGTATGTGCGTTACCCCCGGAAAGCGCCGGAGACAGGACATATTGAAGCGGATGCGGGCCGGCCAGATGGTGAGCGCCGGTTCTCGTGTATGGGAGAACAGTTCCGCTTTCGTGACCTGGAACCCCTCAAGATTCGGCACGATCTCTTTTTCTTCCTCGTCAGGCATTGTTTGGCAGAATATCTGGTCCAGCTTATCCTGTGCCGGCATTTCCAACACCATCCCCCTTTTTGAGTTTGTCCGCCAGCGCCTGAAGCTCGCAGTCGGTCGGCGTTTTATATTGCTCGATCCCCGGAGCTGGCACACTGGGCCTGTCCACCTGCCACGCCGCGCTTTGACCCATATAAAATATGTTGTTCTCGCGGATGTGGTCATAGAACTCATCACCAAAGCTGTATTCCCAGGCTTCCGCGTATAGCTCGGCGCGCCGCAGGCGGGTGCCTCCCGCCTGCGGCAACGGCACGGCGGACACCGCGTTCTCTAAATTAAAAACAATGATTTGCCTTCGCTCCCGCTGCACCCATGTCCCCCGGACCTTATATAAGTAATTCGGATCCCACTCCATTATGCGGAAGAGGGCCGTGCCAAAGTGCCGGCAGCGCAGAACTTTTGCGTATAGGGACATATCTCCATCAGGACGCCATTTGATGCAGTGCACGGCCCCCTCGTCACAGGGCCGGATGGCGATCTTCCGCTGGGAAGGATGCAGGAGCAGCTGGATATGGCCCACATCGGCAAACATCCTCACACAGAACAGGTTGAATGTGATCCGGTCTATCCCGAGCGTGACCGCCGGCCCCTCATACCGCGCCTGTGTAAACTGGCTCCTGACCACCTGATAGCCTTTGAGGTCGAACATGGAAAAGGCGCTTTTTAGCAGGCGTATCTCCCTGCGCGGCGTGCTTACGCTGTTTGACAAGTCGTAATACAACCCGGGGTCGTCATTGATCCAATGGTGGTTAATTGGAACGAAACCGCGAAAGATGCCGTCGTCTATCACATGGAGGGAAGGTAGCCCGCCGCGCATACTGTGCTTCCTGTTTTCAAGGAGGGCCTGCGCCATCTCAAATTTTTCCCTTGGAATGATCGATTCGTGTTGGCCCCTGTAGTGATACTGATCCATGTCCTGGCGGTTCTTTTTGCGCTTGTGGTTAAACAGGTCGGAGGTAAAGGTCTTCCAGGTCAGGATATCGCCGCAGTAGCGTTCGTTGGAAAGAATATAGCTTATCGAGCCGCTGTTCCATCCAGTGCTTCCGGTTTTTGTCCTGCATCCAATATCCGTGAGAAAAGCGGCGATGTCCGCCTGGGACCAGCCGTACAGGTAAGCGTCGAAAATAAAGCGGACCACATTTGCCTCGGCCTCGTTAACGGCCAGCGGGGCATATTTGATGTAGTGGCCGGCAGCGTCCCGCTGTCTGTCATACCCAAGCAAAGGGGGCGTCAGCAGCTGGCGGTCCTTGAACCGTTGGGACAGGGACCAAATCATGGCTTCCCGCTTTTTGACGGATTCCTCCTGGGCGAAGGAGGCAAGAAAGGTGAGCATAAATTCGGAACTTTCTTCGATGGTATTCAGATTATCCGTTTCAAAAAATACCCCCACCGGTGGGTCAAGGTTCTTGAGCCTGCGGACCAGAGAGATACAGTCCACCAGGTTCCTGGCAAAGCGGGAGACGCTTTTTGTTACGATCAGGTCATATTCTCCCCTTTCACAGGCGGCGATCATGTCGTTAAACGCCGTGCGGTTTTTCAGCGAGACCCCGGAGATCCCCTCATCGGCGTAAATATGCCGCAAACTCCAGTTGGGCCGCTGGTCTGCCATCTGGCGGTAGTGGGCCTGCTGAAGCTCAAAGGAAGACATCTGCGCGTCGTTGTCGGTAGAAACGCGGCAATACGCGCATACACGGAAAAGCCGGTTCCTGAGAGTGGCTTTGGGCTTGGCGGGAATAAAGCGTTTCTCCCAGGTATCGTGCTCCGGGGAACAGATGGGTTCAGGCATCGGGTATCCCCTCCTGTAGCTGTCGAAGCTGTAGGTTCTTTTCCGACAGTGCGAAAGCGAGCTTATAGACCAGGGCTTTTTCCTCTCCGTTCAACGCAAGGAAATCAAACCCGAGGGAATCCGTACGTCCCAAAAGATAGTCTGTGCTTACGCCAAACACATCTGCAATCCGCGAAAGCGTGTCCAACGAGGGCTGCCGGATGTTACTTTCGTAGGACGAGATGGTACTCCTGTCTACACCGATTAGGCTAGCCAGCTGGTTTTGGGCTAAATTTTTGGACTGCCACAGGTATCTGAATCGTTCTGGAAAATCAAAGATCATTGCCTACACCACCTTGCTGATTATAAAGAATTATACCAGTAAACCTGTTACAGTGGGTAGCATCTGTGCGACAGTTTGTAACGTTTGGGCTTTTGGGGCTGCTTTTTTGCTGCTATTTGGTTTTGCGGCAAACCAGTCAAGAAATCAGAAAAGTAAAATCCCTGAATAGAAAAAAGCCAGTGTACACTCTTGCATCTGTGTACACTGACCCTTCCACTATTTCACTAGCCATAGCAACCGTTCTGTTTTGTTTCCTCCATATGTACCGTACTCTTGCTGACCCCAAACTGCTTTGCGGCACAGCGGACGGTGGCCTTGTTTTCCACGATGTACTCCCCGAGCTTGGTGGCGCGGTCGTCGATAACATTGTTTGACATATAGGGCACCTTCTTTCGGTGCTATATATCTATGCGCTCTGGGGCGGGGATATGCGGGGGCGGGACCGCCGGGCGGTTTGGGGCGGCCGGAATAAAAAAGCCGGCCCTCTGAAAATTTTTTGATTTACCCCCTAAACTTTTCCTGGAAAGTGCCGATATAATAGATGTAAAACGAAACACAGATTGAAAAATGAGCAATTTTCAGCCTGAGTTCGGTTTTCGGCTTCGATTTCAGCCGGTCCGCGGCCGGAGGAAATACAAGTGTCAAGATCTGACCACTAGGCCAGTGGTCAGAGAAGGCACGAACCCGGCGAGGAACGCCGGGGGCAATAAACGCAAAAAATAATTTTAAGGAGAGAAAATTATGCGTATCCAGCACAACATTATGGCTATGAACAGCTACAGGAATTACAACAACAACACCTCCGCTCTGTCTAAGAACCTTGAGAAGCTCAGCTCCGGTTACAAGATCAACCGCGCCGGCGACGACGCCGCAGGTCTGGCCCTGTCCGAGAAGATGCGCGCGCAGATCACCGGTCTGGACGCTGCCTATAAGAACACCAAGGACGCCACCAGCCTTATCAAGACCGCCGAGGGCGCTCTGCAGGAGGTTCAGGACATGCTGAACCGCATGGTCTACCTGGCCGAGGAGTCCGCTAACGGTGTGTACGATAACGATGTTGACCGTCACGCCCTTCAGAGCGAGGTCGATGCTCTGCAGACCGAAATCGAGCGTATTGCCGACAGCGCCAACTTTAACGGCAAGAAGCTGTTTAGCTCCACTGCTAACATGGCCAGCGGCTCCTTTATCTTCCAGATTGGCGACACCGCCAACACCTACGACAAGCTGTCCATGGCGACCATCCTGACTAAGGGCGCGGACTTGAGGACCCTTCTGAAAGATGCACTGGCTATCAACATCAGCACTGTCGCCGGCGCTTCCGCAGCTATCGGCATTCTGAAGTCCAACGTGGCCACCTCCGCGATCAATGCGATTTCCGATCTGCGCGGCAAGCTGGGTGCCACCCAGAACCGTCTGGACCACACCCTGAACAACCTGTCCGTCATGAAGGAGAACATCCAGGACGCCGAGGCCACCGTGCGCGACACCGACGTAGCGGAAGAGATGATGAGCTACACCAAGAACAACATCCTGATCCAGTCCGCTCAGGCGATGCTGGCCCAGTCCAATGCTGTTCCCCAGGGCGTGCTGCAGTTGCTCCAGTAAGAGCAATCTGCTCAGTTGCTCCAGTAATTGTAGTAATTCCAATCTATATCGTTTTAAAACTGAATTCAGTAAGCAACTAAGTGTTGGGGCGGGCGATATGCCCGCCCCAATTCTTATGTTTTGTGGAAAGGACTGCCAATGTCACCGATTGAAGTTGCAAGAAAGCTGGCCGGGTTTGGAAAGACAGAGGAGGCCTGTCGGGCGTATGTACTGGCTTTGGCCGCGATTCCGGGGCCGGACCCGGACGAGAAGATGGAAGCCGCCATGTATATACTACAGTTCGAGGGGGAGTACCGCGCGGCCTATACCGCGTTTTTAGAGCTGTACCGGGACGGCCATTATAAAGAGGACGCCTGGAACATAATGACCGAAGCGTTCTATCTGCCAAATGAAAAGCTGTTGCGCTCCCGCTATGAGAACAACGTGAAGCAGCTCAGAAAATACCCATATTTATTTAGAAACGATTTCCCCGAGTTTGAGGAATTGCCCATAAAGTTTTACCCCTTTGACGACAGCTCCTATGTGCCCTATGACGCGGGCGCGGAGCGGTTCGAGGATATGATGGACCCTGGCGAGCAGGTGATCCACAGAAATTTCTTTAAAAATTTGGAAAATCCCCTCCTGGCTGAGGAGGTTTATTCCCAGTACGAGCTGGAATACCTGAACGACAACGTGCGGCACAGCGAGTATGTGGGCCGCGAGAACCATATTTACCTCCACTATAAAAGCTGGGGGGAATTTTGCTCCTATTTGCAGGTCCTGAATTTCAGGAAGCTACTTATTGACAAGAAGCTGGTGTTCCTGATAGAAGATGAGATAAGCCGCTATCCCATTGATTTTGAAGCTCAGTATGGCATTGATTACAGCACCTTCCCAATAAAGCCCCTTGGCATTAGGGAGATGAACCGGCTCATCTGGCACACCCAGCTTTCCTATCATAACGGCGGCGACTTTTTTAACGAGGTCTTTGACGGGCACCCCAACATTCTCTCATATATGCCCGTGATGAACGAGGATATGGAAAAGACCATGGAGGACTTGCGCGCGACCCTGGACGACGCTAGGAGCGTGCAGGAGATTATGGAGGTCTTTAATAACGGCGAGTGGGACAACCTGGACATGATCCGGGAGCTTTACCTGATGCGCGACCGCACGGACAAGGATATAATGGTGGCAATATGCTTTAGAAGCAAGATGTATCTGAATACCCTTGACCCCGCCGCCCGAATTGTGCCGGCCATTTTCTTCCAGCCACACTTCGGCTATAACCATGTGCTGCTGCGCGGGGACGATATGGGCCGGGCCGTCATGTCCTCCGAACAGTATGAAACGGTCCGCAAATCCGCTGTTTTCCGAAAGTTCAAATATATCAAATCCTTCACCCCCATGCGGCGCATTACCACAAGCTATGGCGCGAGCATCCGCTTTATGTGGGGTTCGCACCAGGCTTCGCTGGAAGAAGACGATATCTTCCCGGTGGCCGACGAGATTGTGGACCGGCTGCTGCTTCGGGGCTATCTTGTGGACGAGGAGCAGCGTGCCCTGCGCGACGGCGTAATAGTGCGGTTCGAGGACGCAAAGCTGAACCCGGCCGCCACCTTCCACGCCCTGGCAGAGTTTTTGGATGTGCCATATGCCGAAAGCATGACCAAGTGTACCCTGATGGGGGTCACCACTAATGCTATGCTCGACCAGGAGGTATACGGCTTCGACACGGCGGCGGTATATAAAACTTATGACGAGTTCTGCTGCGATGCGGAGAGGTGCTGGCTCGAGTATTTCCTGCGGGACGCCTATGAGTATTACGGCTATGACTTCCAGTATTACGACGGCGGGCCGGTGGACGAGGAGCGGGTGCTGGGGTGGCTGG encodes the following:
- a CDS encoding recombinase family protein, which codes for MPEPICSPEHDTWEKRFIPAKPKATLRNRLFRVCAYCRVSTDNDAQMSSFELQQAHYRQMADQRPNWSLRHIYADEGISGVSLKNRTAFNDMIAACERGEYDLIVTKSVSRFARNLVDCISLVRRLKNLDPPVGVFFETDNLNTIEESSEFMLTFLASFAQEESVKKREAMIWSLSQRFKDRQLLTPPLLGYDRQRDAAGHYIKYAPLAVNEAEANVVRFIFDAYLYGWSQADIAAFLTDIGCRTKTGSTGWNSGSISYILSNERYCGDILTWKTFTSDLFNHKRKKNRQDMDQYHYRGQHESIIPREKFEMAQALLENRKHSMRGGLPSLHVIDDGIFRGFVPINHHWINDDPGLYYDLSNSVSTPRREIRLLKSAFSMFDLKGYQVVRSQFTQARYEGPAVTLGIDRITFNLFCVRMFADVGHIQLLLHPSQRKIAIRPCDEGAVHCIKWRPDGDMSLYAKVLRCRHFGTALFRIMEWDPNYLYKVRGTWVQRERRQIIVFNLENAVSAVPLPQAGGTRLRRAELYAEAWEYSFGDEFYDHIRENNIFYMGQSAAWQVDRPSVPAPGIEQYKTPTDCELQALADKLKKGDGVGNAGTG
- a CDS encoding helix-turn-helix domain-containing protein → MIFDFPERFRYLWQSKNLAQNQLASLIGVDRSTISSYESNIRQPSLDTLSRIADVFGVSTDYLLGRTDSLGFDFLALNGEEKALVYKLAFALSEKNLQLRQLQEGIPDA
- a CDS encoding nucleotidyltransferase family protein; this translates as MQKVYSIHEIENILHPVFAGFGVRRAVLFGSYAKGQATPRSDVDILVDSGLRGLAFFGLLEGISSTLSVPVDLIDVSQVERGSPIEMEIQQTGVPIYER
- the alr gene encoding alanine racemase yields the protein MTEIIRRTWAEIDLDALAHNYRRVREATDQRAKVCCVVKADGYGHGALRIAAELQSLGADWFAVSNLEEALQLRRGGIERPILVLGFTPPEEAAALSEGDVSQCVYSAEYAEKLSLCAKVAGVKVKIHAKIDTGMSRLGFYFQDIFRDEGAIDEVIKACSLPGLIPEGVFSHFAVSDEGKAGDAFTMRQFGCFKEMSEALVRAGVGGDKPPLRHCANSAAVFDYPLSHLDMVRAGVVLYGLYPSGQLRARPDLRPVLSLRSVVSHVKTLLPGATVSYGRRFTAQQETRVATVPVGYADGYPRALGPGGAVVLIRGQRCPVLGRICMDQLMADVSGVEGAAMGDRVTLIGRDGTEEITAGEVAGWEGTINYEVVCALSKRVPRVYLKGGRVESIYNQLLTE
- a CDS encoding recombinase family protein; its protein translation is MNIAAYCRVSTDKEDQLNSLEAQKEFFSEYTKRTGDMLVRLYADEGISGTKIKNRKEFLRMMADADHHLFDMVVVKDISRFARNTVDLLQSIRKLKALGIETQFLTANMTSMGNSEFVLTIFGALAQEESANTSKRVKFGKKINAEKGRVPNIVYGYDKTIGDYFNLAINRSEAEIVRQIFHMYTEEGAGAAKIANTLNERGLRTKRNCSWSQNAICRIITNELYTGKIINGKQEVSDFLTGQRADKPEDDWIVVDRPELQIISPETFQQAQEILDSRHKTFHTDHERQSNKHLFSTLIKCKECGWSFYRTVRTYKNTYVRWVCSGHTGRGADSCPNATTVDEDELIDTLQEYFAQVLKSKKNIIPYVVKEFQRVYRAKDDNQEYEKELTAQLARLQKTRQKYMDMYTDDLISREELNEKIGGSKKKIERIENELKIVGYNITKGDQLEGILQNTFKTMEDITDVRQMSNAQLKRVIQKIEVDKDGNVDIYLRLLGDLGLDETVLINDNHT
- a CDS encoding AAA family ATPase, which encodes MPKPIEELAVVDGAPKNGKSWMVLDWCVRVAKGEPVWNLPVKQGSTLYLCLEDPLRRVQDRLLQLTDEVPPNVFFATVAEKLGQGLCEQIQEFVREHDDTVLVAIDTFQIVRSGGQDISYASDYEEVRELKKLADELQLSILLIHHLRKQGASDSPNSDGSDARDATSSGAGFVVPCVPGTAETPVFSRENARPA
- a CDS encoding HepT-like ribonuclease domain-containing protein encodes the protein MSDKDGIVLKKILQHIESIMRYCASCHTLEEFSADTMRLEATVFNLMQIGELAKESLSDETKAQIKTIPWQQIYGMRNRIVHGYSGVNMQIVWDTVSVDIPMLHKELKSIIETNT
- a CDS encoding methylated-DNA--[protein]-cysteine S-methyltransferase; its protein translation is MGKIFKVMSSPIGPLTLAEHDGALTHLLFNGEVPKEYIEGESELLQKAEAELSEYFEGARREFDLPLEPSGTEFQQRVWAALLDIPYGETRSYKDIAIAAGCPRGFRAVGMANHNNPISIIVPCHRVIGSGGGLTGYGGGLPIKEYLLGLERKYS
- a CDS encoding sporulation transcriptional regulator SpoIIID; protein product: MHKDVSQRLKYIDRGLYRDVKNVLAVNKAQRHIRGGLATKKKYESLK